ATTGTTTTTGGCTCTCCTACCTATATGGGTGGTGTAGCGGCTCAGTTCAAGGCATTTATTGATGCCGCTAGCGAAGTCTGGTTCCGACACGGATGGAAAGACAAAATCGCTGCGGGTTTTACACACTCTAGCTCCCCTAGTGGCGATAAACAAGGCACACTGCTCTATTTAGCGACCAACGCAGGCCAGCACGGCATGATTTGGGTAAATGTCGGCGACTTGCAAAGCTTTTTATCGGGTCTTGATGATGGGGTAAATCGACTAGGAGGATTTTTAGGTGTCATGGGTCAAAGCCAACTCGATATGAGCGGCAAGGAACCAGTGCTAGATTCGGGTGATTACCTTACCTCAGTGCGCTTTGGGGAACGCATTGCAGAGGCAACTAAACGTTGGAACAAGTAGCTTTTGACACTCATATTAGGTTATACCACCCTTACATCTGACAAAAAATCCTTTTCGAGGCAAAGTTACACCTATGGAGGGGCGTGAGTAGCAACGGATACTGTTGGCGAACTTAATAATTCACCGAAAAGTGTGAGAATTGCAGGGGAATTAAATCAGCAAGCACTTCATTAACAAAAAAGATTAAAACTCCCCTTTCCATGTAATACATGGAAAAATTCGCCTAACCATGTATTACATGGAAAAGTACAGTAGAGATTTAGAAATGATTCGAGTTTCTAATAAAGGAAATTTTCAAGTGATAGCGATCGCTGCAAATCTTGATGTGCGTGTCTTGGCATGAGGCACACTTTGTAACCAAGCTACCATCCTTACCACATTAATCGCTGCTGCTGTGATTATGTGCTGTAAATGGACTTTGGCTAAACCAGTATAACGAGCTTTTCGTAATCCGAATGCCCTAACTCCCTGAGAAATTGTCCCTTCAACTCCTGCCCTTGTGTCATAAATTTCTTTCCAAGAGTCAGTTGATTGTTGAATTCGCAGAGATTGAAGTAATTCATGCTCTTTTTTGAGCCGTAAAGTTAGTTTTCTTGGTTCAGAAGCCGACCGAGTACACAGAGAACGACTGGGGCAAAGTTGGCATGTTTTTCTAGGAAAACCAACACGAATTACCTGATTGCCCCATTTATCTTGATAAGGAGTCCACTTTTTGGTGCTTTTTTTGCCCATTGGACAGGTGACGCGCTTGGTGTTCCAATTCACCTTGAACTGGCTAATGTCGTAACCACCTGGCATTCTAGACTGCCAACTAACATTGGGACGCGCTGGCCCAACAACTGTGACCCCATACTTTTTTTGACTGGTAACTAGCAAATTAGCATCAACATAACCACCATCAACGATATGCAATGCTGGGAGTAATTTTTTAGATGCCAGAGACTTATGGATTGGTTCGGTCTGATCTACGTCGCTTATTTGTGCCTGAGTGGTATCAACATTAGTAATTAGATGAACCTCATCAGCATCACAGGTTTCAGTAATATGGACTTTGTAGCCAGTCCAAGTGACACTGCGCTTGTTACCATAGCGAGCATCTTTATCATAGGGGAATCCATTCTTGTGCCAGTCGGCGGTAAATCGGTAGCAGCCCGTAAACGCAAAGAGTCATTCTCGACATAATATTGGTGAATCCAGGTCAGGCGCAGGATTTCCACTGCCGGAATCTGACGCAAGTAGGCAACATTGCTCGTCTCCCACAGGACTTTCAGTAACTGCATCCCATCATTACCGATGATTTCAGCATATTTGGTTCGGGCAGAAATTCCTTTGGGCAGGTGATATTCATCAAAAGCCCGACTATACCGCTCAAACCATTCAGGAGGAACCCACGAGCGTAACCAGTCTGGGGCAACCGTAGCAATGGCATTAAGTGCAGCCCGAAGCGTTTCCCCATTCCCTTCCAGTCGATTCAGGGTACGAATTGCAGCCAAAACATGGGTTGAATCGGTTCGTTGTTTACCCCTATCTTTTAACCACCCACGCTCTTTGAATTGCTTTAATATCAGCTCTAAAAGTTGTTGTTCCGCCCCTCCTTTCATCAGCCGACTTCTGAATTCACACAGCACAGTGAAGTCAAAGCCTGGGTCAGTCAACTCTAAACCTAAAGCATATTTCCAGTCGATGCGACTGCGAACCGCTTCGGCTGCTTGTCGGTCTGACAATCCTTCAATAAATTGCATCACACAAATTAATGCCAATCGCCAAGGAAAGATAGCAGGTTGACCATCAGTAGGAAATAGAGTTTCAAAGTTGGAGTCACTGTACAATGTGCCTATTTCGTCCCGCATCGTTAGATATAAGTTGCCTTTGGGAAAAGCAGCCTGAGCAACTTGGCTAGTTGACAGAGGAACTGGGTTGATACGGCGCGGATGTAAAGACATGGCTCCCCTCCTGTCTACAAAACTTTTTGCTGCGGTAAATCAGCTTTATTAGCATACCTTTTTCCGTGTGTTACGCGGTAAAATCAGTTAAAGTTAAACCATGTAATACGCGGAAATTTTAGTCGTGAAACGAGACATTCAGGGAAAGTTTACCCTCAAAAATGATGATTATCGTGAAGTTCGGACTTTGAGACTAACGGATGCTACCTGGAAAGCATTAGGCATTACCGCAGAATGTCATGGAATCACCAGGGCTGATTTACTCGAACAGGTTGTCAGGTCTAATAATTTGGCATTTCCTCTTGCTCCCGTTCTAAAACAGTCTCAAACAAATCTTCATGTTGAACAACTCACAGTTTTAGCCGAACAGGTTTTAGCAGAGCTAAAGTTAGGCAAACAAGCTTCTAGTAGTCTGCCAAGCTAACTTTGCTATGTTAAATTTGGATATAAACGCTCCATTTTTCGGCGAGCATCTTTGGTTTGAAAACCCCAATAAACACTAGCTTTTTGCTGATTACGTTTTTTCTCCCAAGCGGCAATCTCAGAAGTTAATGTTTCTGCATTAGGAATACGCCGTTCTAAACATTGGCGAGATAAAACAGATAATTCGATTTCTACCTGATTCAGCCCTTCGGGTTCGCCAGTTGCTTCAAGTCGGGGAACCCGCCCAACGCACTGGCTCACCAAGAAGCGTGTTTAGGAGTATAGTGAAACTCTAACTTTTGAATAATTCGACGTGCTTCTTCTGGTGGAAAAACTTCATATAATGCATTGGGTGTATGAATATTCAAGTTATCAACTACTAAACGAATAACATCGGCATCTCGGTAGGAAACATCTACTAAATTTTTCATTTGTTTAGCAAAATCGGCTTTAGTTCGACGTTCTGTAACTTCGATATGCCGCCATCCAGCCAAGGGTTGAAAACATGCGAATAAATTTACTGTCCCGTTACGTTTATACTCAAAATCATAACGTTCAGGTTGCTCTGGCTGTGGTGGCAAAGGAAGTCTTACTTCTTCTACTAATTGGTATGGACGTTCATCAAAGCAGACTACAGGGCGTTTAGGATCATAAGGCTCATTGTATAAATCCAGCACATCTTCCATTCGGAAAACATATTCTGCGTTAACTTCAGGAATACACCATTGTTCTTTCAACCAAGGCTTAATTTCATTTTTTTTAAAGTTTGACGTACTGTTTCATCTGAGATTGAATCTATGATACCAACGTTCACTAAATGATCTGCTAATAATTGCATTGTCCAACGCACTCTTCCTTCTGGCGGATTAGAACAAGCTGTTGCAATCAAAAATGCTTCTTGCTTTTCATCTAATTTTTTATGTTTTGGTGGATGAACTTCATCCTTTAAAGCAAAATCTAACCCTCCAATGACAAATTTTTCTCGTATTCGTTGCACTGTTGCAACATGCGCTCTAACTATGCTAGCGATCGCTTGATCCGTTTCTCCTTCGGAAGCCATCAAAAGAATGTTTGCACGGCTTATGGTTCTTGCCTTATGCTTACCTTTCTTAATTATCGATTGCAGTTGGGAAACTTCATCTTCATTCAAGTCAACAATGTACTTTTTTGCCATGTTACACCCCGTTTTTGGCTATTTTACCAATTAGAGGTTTTACTTAGCAAAGTTACCTTGGTAGACTACTAGCTATAAGTCTGCTCAGAAAGCTTTAAGACGATTAATCGAATTGGTGACTACACCAACAACCTCCAAGTAATATATGGACAACCGCCCTCCCCGTGTAATACATGGAAAGTGTGGTTTGAATCTTTTTTATCACTGAAGTGCTTGCTGGTTTCATGCCTCTGCAATTCTCACACTTTTCGGTGAATTATTAAGTTCGCCAACAGTATCAGCAACGGAACAGAAAACCGGGATAAGAAAAAAAATCTTGAAAAATCAGCCATTCAGCCATGTATATACATGATATAGTAAGACATCATGTATAACTTAGGACAATGGATCAATATTCAGGCACTAGACAAAAATCTCAAAGACGACCCCGTACATCAGATGGTAAATTTGAAACTGATTATGGAGATTCACCCAAACGGTTAAGGTCAATTCGCTTAACCGATGAAGCATGGGAGAAACTACTAGAAATAGCGGATAAAAATCAAGTAACCAGAAGTGAAGTCATAGAAATTTTCGCTCGCGGTGGCGAATTATATTAAGTGTTACCTCTAGTTTATTTAGAAAAAAGTGTAATTTTTTACTAAATTTGGCATGAATCCATATTTTGACAATCAAGAGTATTGTCTATTCTCTTGATAAGTTTTTAATCATGATAATTTTCAGAATGCGACAATATATAAATTAAATCCATACTTTTAAATTATTGTCCAAACGGTGGTATTTTCTTAAAAGCATGAAGCGCTACTTCTTGGGCACGAAGGGATGTGACTTTAGAGTAGCGAAGAGTAGTTTGAATTTTTTCATGCCCCATCAATGCACGAAGTTCCTCAACTCCCATGATTCCAACTCTCTGGGATGCAAAAGTATGTCTGAGTTGGTGAAAGCCAACACCTTCTAGTTCTGGAATGTTTTTAGCGGAGTTTACAAGTGTAGAGTAAGCTGTAGCATAGGAAAGACGAGATACTTGCTGATTATTCGGTTTTTGAGCCGTAAATAAAGCATTTATCTGGGGATGTCGGTAGTATTTGATGTAATTATTCAAACAGAAGTCAGTATCTTCGTTGTAGAAACACCATCGTTGCTTGTTCCCCTTACCGATAACTTGAAATGAACGAGCGGTAAAATCAATATCTGATAAATCCAAAGCTAGTATTTCTGCTATTCTGGCTCCACTGCTATGTAGCAAATGCACTAAAGCATTAAGTCTGGCATCTTTTTTGATAGCTTGGTAAAGAATACTTAATTGATGTTGTGTCAGATATCGCACAACACTATCTGAATTATGCTCTCCTATCCGTGGATTTGGTTTACGCCGTTTGAGATGAGAAATGGGGTTTGATTTGATATAACGGTACTCAACAGCAAAGTTAAATAAGGCTGTAATTACTGCTTGATGACGATGATGAGTGATATATGATACGTTATTTAAATTATTGAGGTATTCAACCAAAATTTCTCGGTCAATAATTTCTAGCGACCAACTACCATAAAGTTGGAGCAAAGGCATTAAAGTTGATTCATAAGAGCGAATAGTAGAGTTAGCCAGTCCATGACGCTCTAAAAACTGAGTGACTAATGATGCTAAATTAACACTCATCTGACAAGAGCCACTTAAATTATTTAACTGATGGACAAATATTAACTTAATATTAATAGGTAACGAAGTAGATATATTTTCATGAATGTATCTGTGACGGATGCGGCTCCTAAGCCAGCAGAGACGTTGAGTTGTTACATTCAACGAGTCCGTAACTCTCTATCTCTAACTCAATTGGAGTTAAGTACAAAAGCCGGAATCCATGTCCAGACTATTCGCAAAATTGAAGCAGGAGGAACATCTCGACTCAATCAAAAAGCTAAATCTGGTTTGGCTGCGGCCTTAGGTATCCCTCAAGAATATTTAGATGCCGTTGTCAAAAAAGTATCACTTGAAGCTATAACTTCGCTCAAATTTTGCCCAAAATGTTGGACACCGGGGACAACTCTTGACCCCATGTGGACTTCTTTACGGTCAAAATATTGCTTTGCGTGCGGGACGCAATTGCGAGATAGATGTTTGAGTTGTCACGAACCAATTGTGTCGCTCAAGTTTAAATTTTGTCCACATTGCGGCAAATCCTATAAGCAAACTGAATAATATTTAAGTCAAAAAATCAACCTAGATGCCAGTTGAATTTTTAAGTGGCGAACAAGAGAAAAGATATGGATGTTACAACGGTGAACCATCTGCTGAACAACTAGCAAAGTATTTTTACTTGGATGATCTTGACAAAGAGCTGATTAAAAAACGACGAGGGAATCATAACCGCTTGGGTTTGGGATTGCAGTTATGTACCGTCCGCTTTTTAGGGACTTTTTTAACTGACCCAACAGACGTTCCTTTACTGGTGGTTGATTATCTGACATCTCAATTGGGTCAGTTGGATGCAAGCTGCTTAGAACAATATAGAATTTCCGAAACCAAATGGGAGCATACAGCGTTAATCAAACAACGCTATGGCTACCAAGAATTTCACTCCCAACCTGAACATTGGAAACTGGTGCGTTGGCTTTACCAAAGGTCAACTTTGAGCGCGGAATCTCCCAGTATTTTATTTGACCTAACTACAGCGCGGTTGGCAGAACGGAAAATACTGTTACCGGGAGTGAGTGTTTTAGCACGGTTAGTGGCATCAGTACGTGAAAGAGCAGCTAACCGTCTTTTTAAGGTTTTGTCTTCACTCCCCAACAAAAAGCAAATTGAAATACTCGAAAAACTGTTACTCATAAAAGAGTTAGCACGTTACTCAACTCTCGACCGTTTGCGTCACTCTCCGACTCGCGTCAATGCCAAATCTATGTTAGTGGCGATTAATCGTTTGTCGGAAATACGGTCGTTTGGGATTTCTGACATTGATTTATCTAGAATCCCACCGACACGAGTGAATTTTTAGCACGTCTTGGCGCAGCTTCTCGGTCGGCGGCGATTGCCCGGATGCCTGATAATAAGAGAATTGCCACCTTACTGGCATTTACTTATTTACTGGAATATACGGCAACAGATGATGTAATTGATTTATTCGATTTACTTGTTAAAGGGTTGTTATCGAAATCTAAGCGGGAGGGTGAACAACAACGTCTGCGAACGCTCAAAGATTTAGATGCCGCCGCACTCAAACTAGCGGAGGTGGTCGAAGTACTTATAGACAACGAGTGCGACGATATTAATGTCAGAATTGAAGCTTTTACCAGAGTCAGTCAAGAACAATTGAGTCAAGCTGTAGCTAAAGTCAAATCATTGGCCCGTCCAGAAGATGATGAGTATTATGATTTGCTACTGTCTCGCTGGCGTGGAATCCGTATTTTCCTCCCTTCACTGCTTTCTCAAATTGAGTTTTCATCTTCCGAGAATGCAGCACATATTTTAGATGCACTCTTATTTTTACGTTCTATTGAGGGTCAAAATCGACCCGACATGAGTGCTGCACCACTCAAAGTAATTACCAAAGGGTGGACACGGTATTGCATTAATTCCAATGGCACAATTGACCGTAAAGCTTATACGTTCTGCGTTTTACAATCTTTAAGGTCGGCGTTGCGTCGTCGGGATGTGTTTGTGGCCAAAAGTCAGCGTTACTGTGACCCCCGTGCCAAACTTCTTAGTGATGAAGCATGGTCAGCACAACGGGCAGGTATATGTCGGACTTTAGATTTCCAACCGACTTTTGATTCATCACTCTCTATCTTAAAACAAGAATTGGATGAGGCTTACCGTCGCACTGCTGCTAACTTCGAGAACAATACTGCGGTACGCATTGAACACAAAGATGGAAAAGATAATTTGGTATTGACTCCAATAGATAAACTGGTTGACCCGCCCAGTTTGATAACGCTTAAAAGGCAAGTGACAGCCATGTTGCCAAAAGTTGATCTGCCGGAGGTAATGCTTGATAATTAATGCCAGGACTGGATTTACCAAAGAATTTACCCATTTGAGTCAGTCCAACAGTCGGGTTGATGATTTGCACTTCAAGGGGCGACAATGGTTGCTAAACCGAGCCAGATAAAGGTTTAGAAGGCACAGACCCTTTGAAAAAATGGGCTATTCTGGAGTGCTTATTGAGAATGAAATATGCAGGTGTCACAGACCCGCTTCTAGAGATCTATTTTATGGTAAAAAAGAACGGTCTCGTAAATTGAACAAGACCGTCATCATAATGTTGCCCTCATTCTATCAAAAGTTTTTAGAGAAATACCTGAGTCAATCACAGTTAATAACTTTGAAGATGTTGGTGTGGTTGTTACAAAATCAAAAACAAGTCAGATTAGAAAGGCTGGCTGCAACACTACCTTTACCCATACAGCAAAATAGTCGGAGGCGACACTTACAAAGATTCCTAACGCTGAATGCTTTGAGTGTAGTGTTACTGTGGTTTCCCATAATTGAAGAGATACTTGGTAAGCAAATCAAAGCTGGCTCACAAGTAATTATTGCACTATATAGAACACAATGGAAAGAAAATAATGTGCTAATGGTAAGTGTAATTTACCAAAAAAGAGCATGGCCAATATATTGGTGCTTGTTAGAAAAAGATGGTTGCAGTAACTTCCAAGAGCAACAAAAAGTTTTACGCCCAGTGATTCGCTTGTTAAAAAATTACAAAATAGTGATTATTGGCGATAGAGAGTTTCATAGTATAGAATTAGCGGAGTGGTTACACAGGAAGAATCTCAGCTTTGTATTCCGTCAAAAAAAGGACACAACCTTCCGAGAGAAAAGACAAAAATTTCAGCCTTGAAGCAGCATTGATATTTATCCAGGAATCCGCCAGTTTTATTTGGGTATCAATTTGACTCAAAAACGAGGGTTTGGCAGATTTAATTTAGCAGTATATTGGAAAAGAAAATATCGCAATAAACAGGAACCAGAACCTTGGTATTTATTAACTAATCTGCCTGATTTAGAAACTGCTGCTCAAATCTACGGAGCGCGTTTCGGCATTGAAGCTATGTTCCGTGATTGTAAAACAGGTGGTTATAATCTCGAAGGTTCTAAAGCTAATCCTGATAGACTTGTGCGTTTAATTTTCTTAATTGCTTTAGCCATGACAAGTGCTTGGTTACACGGACAAAGAACTAAATTGCAAAAACAAGAATCTTATATTTGTCGCACTCAAGAAAAAAGTCGAACTTCTAAACGACATAGTAATTTTTGGATAGGTTTATATGGTCAAAATTGGATAGTCGCTTGGAATGAATGTCAAGCATGGGTTGAGGAACTGGTCGCTTCCATTCGCAATAAGCAGAGCTTTTATCTCAGGGGTTTAAGGGCTATGAAGCTTATACAGAAAGCACTTTAGCTCCATTGTCGCCCCTTGAAGATTTGCACATTAGTATCTGCGCGGTGTTGCTGGCAGAAGCTTGCAATATTGGTTTGGAACCACTGATACGTCCAGAATTACCTGCATTAACTCGTGGACGATTATCTTGGGTGCAGCAAAATTATATCCGTCAAGAAACTCTCATCCGTGCCAATGCGCGATTGGTCGATACCTGAAGGGGCGACATGAAGCCTATAAAGCTGACTGTATAAGCTTCATAGCTCTCATCCCTTGTAAATAATTCTCTAGTTTATGACGACTTAATCGCATTAAATCTTGAACTAAACTCCAACAATCACCAATGAAATTAACCCAGTTCTGTGCATAAAGACCGATATAAAAGTTACTATGCCTTCTGTGAGAACGTCCATATTCTTTGGGACGTGCCACATATTTTGCAATTCCTTTACTCTTAATATTCTGACCTTGTAATGTAGCAATAGTGTAAGCTAATGAGATGATTAAAACTAAAGCAATAAACCGCTTACCTTCCACATTTGTCTTCTCTAAATTGTAACCGCCACTTTTAAAATCTCTAAACATCTCTTCTATATCAAAGCGCTTTTGATATGCCGGAATCGCCGTTATTTTACTATTCATGTTAGTTAAAATAAACCATCCTTCTTTGGCTTTGTTTTGACGGTAATTCTTTTTCCATTTGCAAGCCACATTAAATCCCTTCACTTGTTTAGTTTTTGTTAGCGTTGCATCTGATACAAAAAAAGATGTTCCTGGTTTTAAACCTAAATCTTTTATTTCGCACCATAAATGAGCTTTCAACTCAATATTCTCATTTTTCTTGAGTCTCAAACAAAACTCAAACCCTTGTTCATCAAGCCATTCCGCCAAGCTCACTGAACAAAACTCTCTATCTCCTAACACTACCGTTTTATAGTTTTTAAATAAGGGAATTATCTTTGATAATGCCTTAGTTTGTTCTGATAAGTTACTACTACCTAATTTTGCTAAAAGCTTAAAGTATATCGGTATAGCTCTTTTTTGAAAAATTACACTAATCATTAGTAGATTTTTTCTTTTCCAATTCGTCCTATCAATTGCTAAATAGATTCGGTGATTTCCGAGGAAAGTTTGAGCTAACCATCGTTCAATTATGGGAAACCATAATTCTTCTATATTCAATATTGGTAATGATAGAAACCTTTGTAACTTCTTCCGTCTCGACTGGCATTGAATGAATAATGGTCGCGACTCTGATATTTTCTCTAGTTTCACATCTTTGATATTTTGTACTACGTTAATCACCAGCGTCAGAAATATTAATTCGGACTGTGAAAGTAAACT
The Nostoc punctiforme PCC 73102 genome window above contains:
- a CDS encoding transcriptional regulator, which produces MDQYSGTRQKSQRRPRTSDGKFETDYGDSPKRLRSIRLTDEAWEKLLEIADKNQVTRSEVIEIFARGGELY
- a CDS encoding Tn3 family transposase translates to MPDNKRIATLLAFTYLLEYTATDDVIDLFDLLVKGLLSKSKREGEQQRLRTLKDLDAAALKLAEVVEVLIDNECDDINVRIEAFTRVSQEQLSQAVAKVKSLARPEDDEYYDLLLSRWRGIRIFLPSLLSQIEFSSSENAAHILDALLFLRSIEGQNRPDMSAAPLKVITKGWTRYCINSNGTIDRKAYTFCVLQSLRSALRRRDVFVAKSQRYCDPRAKLLSDEAWSAQRAGICRTLDFQPTFDSSLSILKQELDEAYRRTAANFENNTAVRIEHKDGKDNLVLTPIDKLVDPPSLITLKRQVTAMLPKVDLPEVMLDN
- a CDS encoding transposase, whose translation is MTQKRGFGRFNLAVYWKRKYRNKQEPEPWYLLTNLPDLETAAQIYGARFGIEAMFRDCKTGGYNLEGSKANPDRLVRLIFLIALAMTSAWLHGQRTKLQKQESYICRTQEKSRTSKRHSNFWIGLYGQNWIVAWNECQAWVEELVASIRNKQSFYLRGLRAMKLIQKAL
- a CDS encoding transposase — translated: MLPSFYQKFLEKYLSQSQLITLKMLVWLLQNQKQVRLERLAATLPLPIQQNSRRRHLQRFLTLNALSVVLLWFPIIEEILGKQIKAGSQVIIALYRTQWKENNVLMVSVIYQKRAWPIYWCLLEKDGCSNFQEQQKVLRPVIRLLKNYKIVIIGDREFHSIELAEWLHRKNLSFVFRQKKDTTFREKRQKFQP
- a CDS encoding flavodoxin family protein, whose amino-acid sequence is MPTVAIIYFSGAGHTHLMAQAIAEGATKVEDTTVELLRVTGEQIVNGRWKNDEGLEKLNQADAIVFGSPTYMGGVAAQFKAFIDAASEVWFRHGWKDKIAAGFTHSSSPSGDKQGTLLYLATNAGQHGMIWVNVGDLQSFLSGLDDGVNRLGGFLGVMGQSQLDMSGKEPVLDSGDYLTSVRFGERIAEATKRWNK
- a CDS encoding tyrosine-type recombinase/integrase; translated protein: MSVNLASLVTQFLERHGLANSTIRSYESTLMPLLQLYGSWSLEIIDREILVEYLNNLNNVSYITHHRHQAVITALFNFAVEYRYIKSNPISHLKRRKPNPRIGEHNSDSVVRYLTQHQLSILYQAIKKDARLNALVHLLHSSGARIAEILALDLSDIDFTARSFQVIGKGNKQRWCFYNEDTDFCLNNYIKYYRHPQINALFTAQKPNNQQVSRLSYATAYSTLVNSAKNIPELEGVGFHQLRHTFASQRVGIMGVEELRALMGHEKIQTTLRYSKVTSLRAQEVALHAFKKIPPFGQ
- a CDS encoding DUF4158 domain-containing protein, whose amino-acid sequence is MPVEFLSGEQEKRYGCYNGEPSAEQLAKYFYLDDLDKELIKKRRGNHNRLGLGLQLCTVRFLGTFLTDPTDVPLLVVDYLTSQLGQLDASCLEQYRISETKWEHTALIKQRYGYQEFHSQPEHWKLVRWLYQRSTLSAESPSILFDLTTARLAERKILLPGVSVLARLVASVRERAANRLFKVLSSLPNKKQIEILEKLLLIKELARYSTLDRLRHSPTRVNAKSMLVAINRLSEIRSFGISDIDLSRIPPTRVNF
- a CDS encoding double zinc ribbon domain-containing protein, which translates into the protein MNVSVTDAAPKPAETLSCYIQRVRNSLSLTQLELSTKAGIHVQTIRKIEAGGTSRLNQKAKSGLAAALGIPQEYLDAVVKKVSLEAITSLKFCPKCWTPGTTLDPMWTSLRSKYCFACGTQLRDRCLSCHEPIVSLKFKFCPHCGKSYKQTE